atgtcgaaatacaaaagtaaagcaacgttttggttttggctagtaaaaaatctggttggctaataacttttttcatctactagccacttggctagtaagtcaaaaagttaatttcaagccCTGTCAGCTTGTCATGAGAGATTGATCTACTTGTAGGGACAACAGACCAAGCCCAAGCCAGCCAAGAAATACGTTTCACATACCCCGCAGGCGAGAGcgatgtttgcttttcttcgcctttttctccttatcctgtcagagctggattcagagctggattcagagctggattcagagctggattcagagctggattcagagtcatcctcactgtcgtcttcactgtcatgctgcatctcagatcccctcatcgcttcatcatcactgtcttctcttctggactgttgagcctccttgagacatgtcaaagctatggatgcaaggattgatagttgattacatcagtttgattgcttattgtatacaaacacctacaacaacaaacacagctaTGACACAACTTTCGCACCCACAGCGTACACACCCATCATTCTTTAACCCTCGAGCATCCCTTAAAATTAAtatacactttttacccatagtccaaatttgcctcattgactaccatctcataaaagtgcaataaaaatgtaatacatatttattttcactttcaccacataaaatcttttcaacaacttcagacctagccatagatataaa
This is a stretch of genomic DNA from Cololabis saira isolate AMF1-May2022 chromosome 12, fColSai1.1, whole genome shotgun sequence. It encodes these proteins:
- the LOC133457561 gene encoding uncharacterized protein LOC133457561; translated protein: MDELGVSPRRTRITTQKEKAEKGNSSGKHALTCLKEAQQSRREDSDDEAMRGSEMQHDSEDDSEDDSESSSESSSESSSESSSESSSDRIRRKRRRKANIALACGLEDQVMW